The Synergistales bacterium region AACTCCTCCGTCAGAACGCGGTAGAGCGCCACCCCATGGGTCAGGATCGCAGGCTGGGTGAACTCGGTTTTCTGCAGCTCCTCCTCCGGCCCCTCAAAGGCCAGCGTGCTCAACGCAAAACCGAGCGCGTCGTCGGCGGCCCTGAAGGTCTCCCGGGCGACGGTGAAACTCCCGGCGAGCTCCCTGCCCATGCCCACCTCCTGCGCCCCCTGCCCGGGAAAGACAAAGGCGTATCGCATCATCGCTTCCTCCGATTCATTCGGGTTTTCTCTCGCATCGTGTCCCCAGCCGGCCGAAGACCTGGTCGGCCTCGTCAAACATACCACGGATGATCTCCGCGGCGGGCTGGATGGTTTTCACCAACCCGGCGATCTCGCCGGACATCACCGAGCCGTATTGGCTGTCGCCGTCGACAACGGCCTGCCGCAGCCGGCCGGCCCCGAGTTCCTCCAGCTTGTCGAGGGTGTATTCGCCCCGTTCGAGCTCCTCGAACTGCTGGGTCAGCTTGTTCTTGATGCAGCGGACGGGATGTCCCGTGGGGCGTCCGGTCAGTACGGTGCTTCGGTCGCGCGCCTTGATGATCGCCTTCTTGTAGTTGTCGTGGGCGGTGCATTCCCCGGCACAGACAAAACGGGTTCCCACCTGGACACCCTCCGCCCCCAGAGCGAAGGCGGCGGCGATTCCCCGACCGTCGGCGATGCCTCCGGCGGCAATGACCGGCATATCCACCGTATCGACGATCTGGGGGACAAGGCACATGGTGCTCGTCTCGCCGACATGCCCCCCGGCCTCGGACCCCTCGGCAACCACTGCATCGGCGCCCTGTTTGGCCACACGCTTGGCGTGCGCGACGGAGGCGATCACCGGGATCACCACGGTGCCGAGCGGTTTGAGCCGTTCGATCACCTTCCCGGGCGATCCGGCACCGGTGGTCACAATGGGCACCCTGTAGGAGGCCACCAGCTCGAGGGCTTCATCAGCCGTGGGCGACAGGAGCATGATATTCACGCCGAAGGGACGGGAGGTCATGGCCCGCGCCCTTTTGATCTCCTCTTCCAGCAGATCGATCGGCATGTTCGCTGCCGCGATGATTCCGAGACCTCCGCCGTTACTCACCGCCGCCGCCAGGGAGGCATTGGCCACCCAGGCCATGCCTCCCTGAACAATGGGATACTCCGTGCCGAGGAGATCGGTAATCCTGGTT contains the following coding sequences:
- the fabK gene encoding enoyl-[acyl-carrier-protein] reductase FabK — protein: MALRTRITDLLGTEYPIVQGGMAWVANASLAAAVSNGGGLGIIAAANMPIDLLEEEIKRARAMTSRPFGVNIMLLSPTADEALELVASYRVPIVTTGAGSPGKVIERLKPLGTVVIPVIASVAHAKRVAKQGADAVVAEGSEAGGHVGETSTMCLVPQIVDTVDMPVIAAGGIADGRGIAAAFALGAEGVQVGTRFVCAGECTAHDNYKKAIIKARDRSTVLTGRPTGHPVRCIKNKLTQQFEELERGEYTLDKLEELGAGRLRQAVVDGDSQYGSVMSGEIAGLVKTIQPAAEIIRGMFDEADQVFGRLGTRCERKPE